In the Hemitrygon akajei chromosome 20, sHemAka1.3, whole genome shotgun sequence genome, one interval contains:
- the LOC140713888 gene encoding leucine-rich repeat-containing protein 3B-like, translating into MKLMDLFVARSLSTYFLLQGFVLLTLCFHPTSMCPKGCLCSHASSLNVSCSNANLKEIPKDLPPDTALLYLDSNQIRSVPNEIFKDLHHLKVLNLSKNAIESIEERAFKGVADTLQTLDLSNNKIKSVHKDTFSKLKGRAQISDNPWHCDCTLQQVLRDMPSKHETANNIICETAVLEQHTGKPFLSAANEADLCNLSKKTTDVAMLVTMFGWFTMVISYVVYYVRQNQEDARRHLEYLKSLPSKQKKPEESDDISTVL; encoded by the coding sequence ATGAAGCTGATGGACCTATTCGTAGCTCGTTCTCTCTCCACGTATTTTCTGCTGCAAGGTTTTGTGCTCTTGACATTGTGCTTCCACCCCACCAGCATGTGTCCCAAAGGGTGTCTGTGCTCTCACGCCAGCAGTTTAAATGTAAGCTGTAGCAACGCAAACCTTAAAGAGATCCCCAAGGACCTTCCCCCAGACACCGCCTTACTCTACTTGGACTCGAATCAAATAAGGTCTGTTCCCAATGAGATTTTCAAAGACCTGCACCATCTCAAAGTACTGAATTTGTCCAAAAATGCTATCGAATCCATAGAGGAGCGGGCATTCAAAGGGGTGGCTGACACTTTGCAGACGCTTGATCTTTCAAACAACAAAATCAAAAGCGTGCACAAAGACACCTTCAGCAAGCTGAAGGGCAGGGCCCAGATTTCTGACAACCCGTGGCATTGCGACTGCACCCTCCAGCAGGTACTTCGCGACATGCCCTCCAAGCACGAAACGGCCAACAACATCATCTGTGAGACTGCCGTCCTAGAGCAGCACACGGGCAAACCCTTCCTCAGTGCTGCCAATGAGGCTGacctctgtaatctgtccaaAAAGACGACTGACGTAGCGATGCTGGTCACCATGTTCGGCTGGTTCACCATGGTGATTTCATATGTGGTGTATTACGTACGTCAGAACCAAGAAGACGCAAGGAGGCACCTTGAATATTTAAAGTCACTCCCGAGCAAGCAGAAGAAGCCAGAGGAATCAGATGATATTAGTACTGTGCTATAA